One Nocardia farcinica genomic region harbors:
- a CDS encoding UvrD-helicase domain-containing protein, translating to MSTPFALDHAPVTPETFDPCGPLPRGTTVLEASAGTGKTHAIVGLAVRYVAEAGVRIAELLLVTFSRAATQELRERARDRFVAVAAALADPDSARAAGDELIAHLAAADDTEVALRRARLLTALSDFDAGTIATTHSFCQRMLDELGLAGERDTAARLVETVDDLVVTVADDLYLHRYARAQPPFGRKEAHTLALAAARDRHARLVPDDEDEPGERVAFAAAVRAETERRKRLAGLRDFDDLLVLLHDVLADPDHGEGACARVRARYRVALVDEFQDTDPLQWDILRRSFHGHTTLVLVGDPKQAIYAFRGAEVLSYLDAVAHADSRKELTRNWRSDAGLLRALDHLQGGAALGHPEISVYPVEATRPWSRLSGPAELITPLRLRCLPRTGAGPLNKSGFPAVGRQRAKVADDLAADLVRLLESGAEVTDGHGAGAVRRPVAAGDIAVLVRTRTQIDVVRAALDRVGVASVLAGGTSVFGTPSATHWLWVLRALEQPHRSDRVRLAAATPILGYPPAEIDRGGADLVGRVSAQLRDAARLFARAGFAAVYERLAAQARLAPRLLGIENGERTLTDLRHIAQLLDQVALADGLGLTALTRWLADRVRDPASGAVADRSRRLDRDAAAVQIATVHASKGLEFPIVYLPFAWDNAKNPYPGSLLFHDDDGTRVLDVGGPDAPGYAQRKLRCEAEEAGEELRLLYVALTRAKCQVVAWWAPAHSTAAAPLHRMILGRPEGGPHVPDRAPVPADTAAVPMFTAWAEPAGAAISVTAVDTAEAVEIRRVRVEPVTGELAAARFDRSLDLLWRRTSYSALTAGAHDLVTDAEPEDVRGPGDEPETPALLSDEPAATAAPSLMNDLPYGAEFGTLVHGVLERIDTDAPDLAAEVRTRCREAAAELLADLDHGVLATALLAVLRTPLGFGTLADIAARDRLSELEFELPLGGGDTPAARAATLGAIAELVRAHLGQADDLSGYPDLLAGLDDVTLRGYLTGSIDAVLRLPGPKFVVVDYKTNRLGTGDLTVGHYTRERMAAEMLRSHYPLQALLYSVALHRYLRWRLPGYDPARHLGGCRYLFVRGMIGPETPPGHGVFDWDPPVPLVLALSDLLAGAEEDR from the coding sequence GTGAGCACACCGTTCGCGCTCGACCACGCGCCCGTCACCCCCGAGACCTTCGACCCGTGCGGCCCGCTGCCGCGGGGCACCACGGTGCTCGAGGCCAGCGCGGGCACCGGGAAGACGCACGCCATCGTCGGCCTCGCCGTGCGCTACGTGGCCGAGGCGGGGGTACGCATCGCCGAGTTGCTGCTGGTCACCTTCAGCCGGGCCGCCACCCAGGAGCTGCGCGAACGCGCCCGCGACCGGTTCGTCGCGGTGGCCGCCGCGTTGGCCGACCCGGACTCGGCCCGGGCGGCGGGCGACGAGCTGATCGCCCATCTCGCCGCCGCCGACGACACCGAGGTCGCGCTGCGCCGCGCCCGCCTGCTCACGGCCCTGTCCGACTTCGACGCGGGCACCATCGCCACCACGCACAGCTTCTGCCAGCGGATGCTCGACGAACTCGGTCTCGCCGGCGAGCGCGACACCGCGGCCCGGCTGGTGGAGACGGTCGACGATCTGGTCGTCACCGTGGCCGACGACCTGTACCTGCACCGCTACGCACGCGCGCAGCCGCCGTTCGGGCGCAAGGAGGCGCACACGCTGGCGCTGGCCGCGGCCCGGGACCGGCACGCCCGGCTGGTGCCCGACGACGAGGACGAACCGGGCGAGCGGGTGGCCTTCGCCGCCGCGGTGCGCGCCGAGACCGAACGCCGCAAGCGGCTGGCCGGGCTGCGCGACTTCGACGATCTGCTGGTGCTGTTGCACGACGTACTGGCCGACCCCGACCACGGCGAGGGCGCCTGCGCCCGCGTCCGGGCCCGCTACCGGGTCGCGCTGGTCGACGAGTTCCAGGACACCGACCCGCTGCAGTGGGACATCCTGCGCCGCTCCTTCCACGGCCACACCACCCTCGTGCTGGTCGGCGACCCCAAGCAGGCCATCTACGCGTTCCGCGGCGCGGAGGTGCTCAGCTACCTCGACGCGGTCGCGCACGCCGACAGCCGCAAGGAACTCACCAGGAACTGGCGCAGCGACGCGGGCCTGCTGCGCGCCCTGGACCATCTGCAGGGTGGCGCCGCGCTCGGACATCCCGAGATCAGCGTGTACCCGGTCGAGGCGACACGGCCGTGGAGCAGGCTGTCCGGCCCGGCCGAACTGATCACCCCGCTGCGGCTGCGCTGCCTGCCGCGCACGGGCGCGGGCCCACTCAACAAGTCGGGCTTCCCGGCGGTCGGGCGGCAGCGGGCCAAGGTCGCCGACGATCTCGCCGCCGACCTGGTGCGACTGCTCGAATCCGGCGCCGAGGTGACCGACGGGCACGGCGCCGGGGCGGTCCGGCGGCCGGTCGCGGCGGGCGACATCGCCGTGCTCGTGCGCACCCGCACGCAGATCGATGTGGTGCGCGCGGCCCTGGACCGGGTCGGTGTCGCCTCGGTCCTGGCCGGTGGCACCAGCGTGTTCGGCACGCCGAGCGCCACGCACTGGCTGTGGGTGCTGCGCGCGCTCGAACAGCCGCACCGCTCCGACCGGGTCCGGCTGGCCGCCGCCACCCCGATCCTGGGGTACCCGCCGGCCGAGATCGACCGGGGCGGAGCCGATCTCGTCGGGCGGGTGAGCGCGCAGTTGCGCGACGCGGCCCGGCTGTTCGCGCGCGCCGGGTTCGCCGCGGTGTACGAGCGTCTCGCCGCGCAGGCGCGTCTCGCGCCCCGGCTGCTCGGCATCGAGAACGGTGAACGCACCCTCACCGACCTGCGCCACATCGCCCAGCTGCTCGACCAGGTGGCCCTCGCCGACGGACTCGGCCTGACCGCGCTGACCCGCTGGCTCGCCGACCGGGTGCGCGACCCCGCCTCCGGCGCGGTCGCCGATCGTTCCCGGCGGCTGGACCGGGACGCGGCCGCCGTGCAGATCGCCACCGTGCACGCCAGCAAGGGGCTCGAATTCCCCATCGTGTACCTGCCGTTCGCGTGGGACAACGCCAAGAATCCCTATCCCGGCTCGCTGCTGTTCCACGACGACGACGGCACCCGGGTGCTCGACGTCGGCGGCCCCGACGCGCCCGGCTACGCCCAGCGCAAACTGCGCTGCGAGGCCGAGGAGGCCGGGGAGGAACTGCGCTTGCTCTACGTCGCCCTCACCCGCGCCAAATGCCAGGTCGTCGCCTGGTGGGCGCCCGCGCACAGCACCGCCGCCGCACCGCTGCATCGGATGATCCTCGGCCGTCCCGAGGGCGGCCCGCACGTGCCCGACCGGGCGCCGGTGCCCGCCGACACCGCGGCCGTCCCGATGTTCACCGCCTGGGCCGAGCCCGCGGGCGCGGCGATCTCGGTGACCGCGGTGGACACCGCCGAGGCCGTCGAGATCCGCCGCGTGCGTGTCGAACCCGTCACCGGGGAGCTGGCCGCGGCCCGGTTCGACCGGTCGCTGGACCTGCTGTGGCGGCGCACCTCCTACTCCGCGCTGACCGCGGGCGCGCACGACCTGGTCACCGACGCCGAGCCCGAGGACGTGCGCGGCCCCGGCGACGAACCCGAGACTCCGGCACTGCTCAGCGACGAGCCCGCCGCCACCGCCGCGCCCTCGCTGATGAACGACCTGCCCTACGGCGCGGAATTCGGCACGCTCGTGCACGGGGTGCTCGAGCGGATCGACACCGACGCACCGGATCTGGCCGCCGAGGTGCGCACCCGCTGCCGGGAGGCGGCGGCCGAACTGCTCGCCGACCTCGACCACGGCGTCCTGGCCACCGCGCTGCTCGCCGTGCTGCGCACCCCGCTCGGCTTCGGCACCCTGGCCGACATCGCCGCCCGGGACCGGTTGAGCGAGTTGGAGTTCGAGCTCCCGCTCGGCGGCGGTGACACCCCCGCGGCCCGGGCCGCCACCCTCGGCGCGATCGCCGAACTCGTGCGCGCCCACCTCGGCCAGGCCGACGACCTGTCGGGCTACCCGGACCTGCTGGCCGGGCTCGACGACGTCACCCTGCGCGGGTATCTGACCGGCAGTATCGACGCGGTGCTGCGGCTGCCCGGCCCGAAATTCGTGGTCGTCGACTACAAGACGAACCGGCTCGGCACCGGCGACCTCACCGTCGGCCACTACACCCGCGAGCGGATGGCCGCGGAGATGCTGCGCTCGCACTACCCGCTGCAGGCGCTGCTGTATTCGGTGGCGCTGCACCGGTATCTGCGCTGGCGGCTGCCCGGCTACGACCCCGCGCGCCACCTCGGCGGCTGCCGTTACCTGTTCGTGCGCGGCATGATCGGACCCGAGACGCCGCCCGGCCACGGCGTGTTCGACTGGGACCCGCCCGTGCCGCTGGTGCTCGCGCTCTCGGATCTGCTCGCGGGCGCCGAGGAGGACCGGTGA
- the recC gene encoding exodeoxyribonuclease V subunit gamma — MPLHIRRAERADILADALAARLAVPQPDPFAAEVVAVPAKGVERWLTQRLSAVLGVSAGGRDGVAANIRFPSPAALVAEALAACTGIAPEDDPWAHQRVVWTLLRVIDRAVAEPWCAVLARHLGAPSRGRDHRIGRRYATAAQLAALFDSYAAQRPALLLDWAAGGDGDGAGGEVPADLRWQPRLWRMLRAEIGSPSPAERLAPACERLRAEPGLLDLPERLSLFGVTRLTTDQLAVLDAVGAGREVDVWLVHPSPALWSALVGRPPARARAADTSASAVRHPLLTGLARDVRELQQRLAGTGAIDTGPLSAPEAPSPQQLSLLAGVQAGIRDDAWPPARLPADGTVQVHACHGPARQVEVLRDCLLGLFAADPTLEPRDVLIMCPEVEAYAPLVRAAFGARGGADEAPEPAHPAHLLRVRLADRGRGVTNPLLAVVQTLLELADGRVTVTQVLDLAASETVRRRCGFDDDAIERLREWAAAAGARWGIGQRQRQAFGLADFAQNTLNGAVDRILLGVTADESGDDWLDLALPLDDVDSNDVDLAGRFAEFVDRLAVCLRDLRGPRPATEWAQVLGRALELLTDVPDSQSWVRTEARAEIAAATEHAGDVPLRLADVAVLFADRLAARPTRANFRTGELTVCTMVPMRSVPHRVVVLLGLDDDVFPRTGGVDGDDVLAREPLLGERDPRSEDRQLLLDAVLAARERLLIFHTGADPVTGSPRPPAIPVAELLDVVRAHVGADAMAQVLTRHPLQSFDRRNFDPAAPFSFDTVALAGARAAARVPEPAPPFLPEPLPPAERGDVALADLIAFAEHPVRGFLWQRLGLRVPEHEEDLADALPIELDGLAKWELGERMLAARLTGADPAGLRAAEWRRGTLPPFRLGGAVLDEIEHTVDTLVRVAQPDYAAAPRAVDIAVDLGDGRRLTGTVPEVRGETLVRTTFSRVAAKHRIGAWVALLALAATEDRSWRAVTTGRGKFRRPAWRCELTAPDRPAAVAVLRDLVRLRDEGLTEPLPIAPASSAAYAERRVRGGSAEDAFAAAEREFDGGPNGPDKFGEHTDRHLRYVWGTAPRLDHLAAAPAPAGSPGEPTRFGALAVRLWTPLLAAETQGQP; from the coding sequence ATGCCGCTGCACATCCGACGGGCCGAGCGCGCGGACATCCTGGCCGACGCGCTCGCCGCGCGATTGGCCGTGCCGCAGCCGGATCCGTTCGCGGCCGAGGTCGTCGCGGTGCCCGCCAAGGGGGTCGAGCGCTGGCTGACCCAGCGCCTGTCCGCGGTGCTCGGCGTGTCCGCGGGCGGACGCGACGGGGTCGCCGCCAACATCCGCTTCCCGTCACCCGCGGCGCTGGTCGCCGAGGCGCTGGCCGCCTGCACCGGCATCGCGCCCGAGGACGACCCGTGGGCGCACCAGCGGGTGGTGTGGACGCTGTTGCGGGTGATCGACCGCGCCGTCGCCGAGCCGTGGTGCGCGGTGCTGGCCCGCCACCTCGGCGCGCCCTCGCGCGGCCGCGACCACCGGATCGGCAGGCGCTACGCCACCGCCGCGCAGCTGGCCGCCCTGTTCGACAGCTACGCCGCGCAGCGTCCGGCCCTGCTGCTGGACTGGGCCGCCGGCGGCGACGGCGACGGCGCCGGCGGCGAGGTGCCCGCGGACCTGCGCTGGCAGCCGCGCCTGTGGCGGATGCTGCGCGCCGAGATCGGCAGCCCGAGCCCGGCCGAGCGGCTCGCCCCGGCGTGCGAGCGGCTGCGCGCCGAACCCGGCCTGCTGGACCTGCCCGAGCGGCTCTCGCTGTTCGGCGTCACGCGCCTGACCACCGATCAGCTCGCGGTGCTCGACGCGGTGGGCGCGGGCCGCGAGGTCGACGTGTGGCTGGTGCATCCCAGTCCCGCGCTGTGGTCGGCCTTGGTCGGCCGCCCGCCCGCGCGTGCCCGCGCCGCCGACACCAGCGCGAGCGCCGTCCGGCATCCGCTGCTCACCGGGCTGGCTCGTGACGTCCGCGAACTCCAGCAGCGGCTGGCGGGCACCGGCGCGATCGACACCGGGCCGCTGTCGGCACCGGAAGCGCCGTCCCCGCAGCAGCTTTCGCTGCTGGCCGGCGTGCAGGCAGGCATCCGCGACGACGCGTGGCCGCCCGCGCGGCTGCCCGCCGACGGCACGGTGCAGGTGCACGCCTGCCACGGTCCCGCGCGCCAGGTGGAGGTGCTGCGCGACTGTCTGCTCGGCCTGTTCGCCGCCGATCCGACGCTGGAACCGCGCGACGTGCTGATCATGTGCCCGGAGGTCGAGGCGTACGCGCCGCTGGTGCGGGCGGCGTTCGGCGCCCGGGGCGGCGCCGACGAGGCCCCGGAGCCGGCCCACCCCGCACACCTGCTGCGGGTGCGCCTGGCCGACCGCGGCCGCGGTGTGACCAATCCACTGCTCGCCGTCGTGCAGACCCTGCTGGAGCTGGCGGACGGGCGCGTCACCGTGACGCAGGTGCTCGACCTCGCCGCCTCCGAAACCGTCCGCCGCCGGTGCGGGTTCGACGACGACGCCATCGAGCGGTTGCGCGAGTGGGCCGCCGCGGCGGGCGCGCGCTGGGGGATCGGGCAGCGGCAGCGGCAGGCGTTCGGCTTGGCCGACTTCGCCCAGAACACCCTCAACGGCGCCGTGGACCGCATCCTGCTCGGCGTCACCGCCGACGAATCCGGCGACGACTGGCTGGATCTCGCACTGCCGCTGGACGACGTGGACAGCAACGACGTCGATCTGGCCGGGCGCTTCGCCGAATTCGTCGACCGCCTCGCGGTGTGCCTGCGCGATCTGCGCGGCCCGCGCCCGGCCACCGAGTGGGCCCAGGTGCTCGGGCGGGCGCTGGAACTGCTCACCGACGTGCCCGACAGCCAGTCCTGGGTGCGCACCGAGGCACGTGCCGAGATCGCGGCCGCCACCGAGCACGCCGGGGATGTGCCGTTGCGGCTGGCCGACGTCGCGGTGCTGTTCGCCGATCGGCTGGCCGCCCGGCCCACACGCGCCAACTTCCGCACCGGGGAGCTGACGGTGTGCACGATGGTGCCGATGCGGTCGGTGCCGCACCGGGTGGTGGTGCTGCTCGGCCTGGACGACGACGTCTTCCCGCGTACCGGCGGCGTCGACGGCGACGACGTGCTCGCCCGGGAACCGCTGCTGGGCGAACGGGATCCGCGCAGCGAGGACCGCCAGCTGCTGCTGGACGCCGTGCTCGCGGCCCGCGAGCGGCTGCTGATCTTCCACACCGGCGCCGACCCGGTCACCGGCTCGCCGCGCCCGCCCGCGATCCCGGTCGCCGAACTGCTCGACGTGGTGCGTGCCCACGTCGGCGCCGACGCGATGGCGCAGGTGCTGACCCGGCACCCGTTGCAGAGCTTCGATCGCCGCAATTTCGACCCCGCCGCGCCGTTCAGCTTCGACACCGTCGCGCTGGCCGGGGCCCGCGCCGCCGCCCGGGTGCCCGAGCCGGCGCCGCCGTTCCTGCCCGAACCGCTGCCGCCCGCCGAGCGGGGCGATGTCGCACTCGCCGACCTCATCGCCTTCGCCGAGCACCCGGTGCGCGGATTCCTCTGGCAGCGACTGGGTTTGCGGGTTCCCGAGCACGAGGAGGACCTCGCCGACGCGTTGCCCATCGAGCTCGACGGCCTGGCCAAATGGGAACTGGGCGAACGGATGCTCGCGGCCCGGCTCACCGGCGCGGACCCGGCGGGACTGCGCGCCGCGGAGTGGCGGCGCGGCACCCTGCCGCCGTTCCGGCTCGGCGGTGCGGTGCTCGACGAGATCGAACACACGGTGGACACCCTGGTGCGGGTCGCGCAGCCGGATTACGCGGCCGCGCCGCGCGCGGTCGACATCGCCGTCGACCTCGGCGACGGCCGCCGGTTGACCGGCACGGTGCCGGAGGTCCGCGGGGAGACGCTGGTGCGCACCACGTTCTCGCGGGTCGCGGCCAAGCACCGGATCGGGGCGTGGGTGGCGCTGCTGGCGTTGGCCGCCACCGAGGACCGGTCCTGGCGCGCCGTCACCACCGGCCGGGGAAAGTTCCGTCGCCCGGCGTGGCGCTGTGAGCTCACCGCACCGGACCGCCCGGCGGCCGTCGCGGTGCTGCGCGACCTGGTGCGCCTGCGCGACGAGGGACTCACCGAGCCGCTGCCGATCGCGCCCGCGTCCTCGGCCGCCTACGCCGAACGCCGGGTGCGCGGCGGCTCGGCCGAGGACGCCTTCGCCGCGGCCGAGCGCGAATTCGACGGCGGCCCCAACGGTCCCGACAAATTCGGCGAACACACCGACCGGCACCTGCGGTACGTGTGGGGCACCGCCCCGCGCCTGGACCACCTCGCCGCCGCCCCCGCGCCCGCGGGCTCGCCCGGTGAGCCGACGCGCTTCGGCGCGTTGGCCGTGCGGCTGTGGACCCCGCTGTTGGCCGCCGAGACCCAGGGGCAACCGTGA
- a CDS encoding serine hydrolase, with protein sequence MSSLVRYPKAATGAVPRVAATASVLAAAAILMPGAPTPLPGVTAPAAHAAPAGCFAGFDCDMSSRIRAADDYLAGRPGVTGYVLRDRVSGAVYANEHAEDSVWTASTIKLAIAADLLNRARVGAIVLTPEDRGLIESMLATSNDAATDLLWNKYAGPDRMAYNNAFRANGMVSLVPQPTSTALFPDWSFQKCTAADLDRMMNHVLDVMHPDDRAYLLDRMRAVDSNQHWGVWGAGESMRPGLKNGWSEEQGGWVVNSVGFAGPGERYTLAIMTSMGGEGGYTEGADTDTQLAKLLLAGR encoded by the coding sequence ATGTCGTCCCTCGTGCGTTATCCGAAGGCCGCCACCGGGGCCGTCCCCCGCGTGGCCGCAACCGCCTCTGTCCTGGCCGCCGCGGCGATCCTGATGCCCGGCGCGCCCACCCCGCTGCCCGGCGTCACCGCGCCCGCGGCCCATGCCGCCCCCGCCGGCTGCTTCGCCGGGTTCGACTGCGACATGAGCAGCCGCATCCGGGCCGCCGACGACTACCTCGCCGGCCGCCCCGGCGTCACCGGCTACGTGCTGCGCGACCGCGTCTCCGGTGCGGTGTACGCCAACGAGCACGCCGAGGACTCGGTGTGGACCGCCTCCACCATCAAACTGGCGATCGCCGCCGACCTGCTCAACCGCGCCCGCGTCGGCGCGATCGTGCTGACCCCCGAGGACCGCGGCCTCATCGAGTCCATGCTCGCCACCTCCAACGACGCCGCCACCGACCTGCTGTGGAACAAGTACGCGGGCCCGGACCGGATGGCCTACAACAACGCCTTCCGCGCCAACGGCATGGTGAGCCTGGTGCCGCAACCCACCAGCACCGCGCTGTTCCCCGACTGGTCGTTCCAGAAGTGCACCGCCGCCGATCTGGACCGGATGATGAACCACGTGCTCGACGTCATGCACCCCGACGATCGCGCCTACCTGCTCGACCGCATGCGGGCCGTCGACTCCAATCAGCACTGGGGCGTGTGGGGCGCGGGCGAGTCGATGCGTCCGGGATTGAAGAACGGCTGGTCCGAGGAGCAGGGCGGCTGGGTGGTCAACTCGGTCGGCTTCGCCGGGCCGGGCGAGCGCTACACGCTGGCGATCATGACGTCGATGGGCGGCGAAGGCGGCTACACCGAGGGTGCCGACACCGACACCCAGCTGGCGAAACTGCTGCTCGCGGGGCGCTGA
- a CDS encoding NAD(P)/FAD-dependent oxidoreductase — MSNRTGENRRHQVVVIGSGFGGLFGTKHLKRADVDVTLISKTSTHLFQPLLYQVATGILSVGEIAPATRLVLRKQKNARVLLGEVIDIDLEAKTVTSRLLNQNTVTPFDSLIVATGAQQSYFGNDQFATYAPGMKTIDDALELRGRILGAFEGAELATTQEMRDRLLTFVVIGAGPTGVELAGQIAELADRTLEGTFDNIDPRDARVILIEGAGAVLGPMGPKLGGKAQRRLERMGVEIQLNAMVTDVDAHGVTVKDADGTIRRIESSCKVWSAGVQASPLGKMLAERSAGTEVDRAGRVIVEPDLTIKGHPNVFVVGDLMSVPGVPGQAQGAIQGATYAAKQIKAGLHGQRPEDRKPFKYFNKGSMATVSRFSAVCQIGKLEFGGFIAWLAWLALHLYYLIGYRSRIITCIQWFVTFLGRSRGQMAATEQWVFARLALEQVNEDQADADELAAALGAPPAAGWAPGSKAADQRAS, encoded by the coding sequence ATGAGCAATCGGACCGGCGAGAACCGTCGTCATCAGGTGGTGGTGATCGGCTCGGGCTTCGGCGGCCTGTTCGGCACCAAGCACCTCAAGCGCGCCGACGTGGACGTCACCCTGATCTCCAAGACTTCCACCCATCTGTTCCAGCCGCTGCTCTACCAGGTCGCCACCGGCATCCTGTCGGTCGGTGAGATCGCTCCCGCGACCCGCCTGGTGCTGCGCAAGCAGAAGAACGCGAGGGTGCTGCTCGGCGAGGTGATCGATATCGACCTGGAGGCCAAGACGGTCACCTCCCGGCTGCTCAACCAGAACACGGTCACCCCGTTCGACAGCCTCATCGTCGCCACCGGAGCCCAGCAGTCGTATTTCGGCAACGACCAGTTCGCCACCTACGCCCCCGGCATGAAGACGATCGACGACGCCCTCGAGCTCCGCGGCCGCATCCTCGGCGCGTTCGAGGGCGCGGAGCTGGCCACCACCCAGGAGATGCGCGACCGGCTGCTCACCTTCGTCGTCATCGGCGCAGGCCCCACCGGTGTGGAACTGGCCGGGCAGATCGCCGAACTCGCCGACCGCACACTGGAAGGCACCTTCGACAACATCGACCCGCGCGACGCCCGCGTCATCCTCATCGAGGGTGCGGGCGCGGTGCTCGGCCCGATGGGTCCCAAGCTCGGCGGCAAGGCCCAGCGCAGGCTCGAACGGATGGGCGTGGAGATCCAGCTCAACGCCATGGTGACCGATGTCGACGCGCACGGTGTCACGGTCAAGGACGCCGACGGCACCATCCGCCGCATCGAGTCCTCGTGCAAGGTGTGGTCGGCGGGCGTGCAGGCCAGCCCGCTGGGCAAGATGCTGGCCGAGCGCTCCGCGGGCACCGAGGTGGACCGCGCCGGTCGCGTCATCGTCGAGCCCGATCTCACCATCAAGGGTCATCCGAACGTCTTCGTCGTCGGCGACCTGATGTCGGTGCCGGGCGTGCCCGGCCAGGCGCAGGGCGCGATCCAGGGCGCCACCTACGCCGCCAAGCAGATCAAGGCCGGGCTGCACGGCCAGCGGCCCGAGGACCGCAAGCCGTTCAAGTACTTCAACAAGGGCAGCATGGCGACCGTCTCGCGGTTCAGCGCCGTCTGCCAGATCGGCAAGCTGGAGTTCGGCGGGTTCATCGCCTGGTTGGCCTGGCTCGCCCTGCACCTGTACTACCTGATCGGCTACCGCAGCCGCATCATCACCTGCATCCAGTGGTTCGTCACCTTCCTCGGCCGCAGCCGCGGGCAGATGGCGGCCACCGAGCAGTGGGTGTTCGCGCGGCTCGCCTTGGAACAGGTCAACGAGGACCAGGCCGACGCCGACGAACTGGCGGCGGCGCTGGGTGCGCCACCGGCGGCCGGGTGGGCACCGGGGAGCAAGGCGGCGGATCAGCGCGCCTCCTGA
- a CDS encoding urease accessory protein UreD, with protein sequence MHTRLRIVAEAGTLPRIEAGGGLAARRTGPDTVHLIGTAATPLGGDHLDITVVVGPGARLAVRAVAAALALPGRGTPVSTAHWRFEVAAYGELDIETPAMIVAGGAEHRTATTALLDPDARLRMRELVQIGRSGERHGRWRGDLTADLGDLPLVRHRIELGEHTAVDDVLTAPRALVSELRYPDDRPAATHGVTAARLPLAPGGSLFTGLGDRLADTPTPERLTDAAALPAQSSPRR encoded by the coding sequence GTGCACACCCGGCTCCGCATCGTCGCCGAGGCGGGCACGTTGCCGCGCATCGAGGCCGGCGGCGGGTTGGCGGCACGCCGCACCGGCCCGGACACCGTCCACCTCATCGGCACCGCGGCGACTCCGCTGGGCGGTGACCACCTCGACATCACGGTCGTCGTCGGGCCGGGCGCGCGGCTCGCGGTGCGTGCGGTCGCCGCCGCCCTGGCACTGCCCGGGCGGGGCACCCCGGTGTCCACGGCGCACTGGCGATTCGAGGTCGCCGCGTACGGCGAACTGGACATCGAGACCCCGGCGATGATCGTCGCGGGCGGCGCCGAACATCGGACGGCGACGACCGCGCTGCTCGATCCGGACGCCCGGCTGCGGATGCGGGAACTCGTGCAGATCGGCCGCAGCGGCGAGCGGCACGGCCGGTGGCGCGGTGACCTGACCGCCGACCTCGGCGACCTGCCGCTGGTGCGGCATCGGATCGAGCTGGGCGAGCACACCGCCGTCGACGACGTCCTCACGGCGCCCCGTGCGCTGGTGAGCGAACTCCGCTACCCCGACGACCGTCCGGCCGCCACCCACGGCGTCACGGCGGCGCGCCTGCCCCTGGCACCGGGCGGCAGCCTCTTCACCGGTCTCGGCGACCGGCTGGCGGACACCCCGACGCCCGAACGCCTCACGGACGCCGCGGCACTGCCGGCACAGTCGTCGCCGCGCCGGTGA
- the ureG gene encoding urease accessory protein UreG has product MPPHLIDGEPHDHAHDRPKRQRTPGEPLRIGIGGPVGSGKTALVAALCRQLREELSLAVLTNDIYTTEDADFLRRHAVLPDERITAVQTGGCPHTAIRDDITANLDAIDDLIAANPPLDLILVESGGDNLTATFSSGLIDVQIFVIDVAGGDKVPRKGGPGVTYSDLLVVNKTDLAPLVGADLGVMERDAAKVRQGRPTALISLTDDPAATPVLAWVREQLAAIAEADRHGAASGIAH; this is encoded by the coding sequence ATGCCACCGCACCTGATCGACGGTGAACCCCACGACCACGCGCACGACCGTCCGAAGCGGCAGCGCACGCCGGGGGAGCCGCTGCGGATCGGCATCGGCGGACCGGTCGGGTCGGGCAAGACCGCCCTGGTCGCGGCGCTGTGCAGGCAACTGCGCGAGGAACTCTCGCTGGCCGTGCTCACCAACGACATCTACACCACCGAGGACGCCGACTTCCTGCGCAGGCACGCGGTGCTGCCCGACGAGCGCATCACCGCGGTGCAGACCGGCGGCTGCCCGCACACCGCCATCCGCGACGACATCACCGCCAACCTCGACGCCATCGACGACCTGATCGCCGCCAACCCACCGCTGGATCTGATCCTGGTGGAATCCGGCGGCGACAACCTCACCGCCACGTTCTCCTCCGGTCTCATCGACGTGCAGATCTTCGTCATCGATGTGGCCGGCGGCGACAAGGTGCCCCGCAAGGGCGGCCCGGGCGTCACCTACTCCGACCTGCTCGTGGTCAACAAGACCGACCTCGCCCCGCTCGTCGGCGCCGACCTCGGGGTGATGGAGCGCGACGCCGCCAAGGTCCGCCAGGGCCGTCCCACCGCCCTGATCTCGCTCACCGACGACCCCGCCGCGACCCCGGTACTGGCCTGGGTCCGCGAGCAACTCGCCGCGATCGCCGAGGCGGACCGGCACGGCGCCGCATCCGGCATTGCCCACTGA